The Microterricola viridarii nucleotide sequence CAACCTCGACATCGTGCAGAACATGTTCCTGGGCCGCGAGGAGCTCGGCTTCGGCACCTTCGACGAGGGCCTGATGGAGCGCGAGGCGGCCGAGACGCTGCGTCAGCTCTCGGTCAGGACGGTGAGTTCGGTTCGACAGAAGGTGTCCTCCCTCTCCGGCGGGCAGCGCCAGACGGTGGCGATCGCGCGCTCCGTGCTGAAGAAGGCCAAGGTGGTCGTGCTCGACGAGCCGACGGCCGCCCTCGGCGTCGCGCAGACGGAGCAGGTGCTCGAGCTCGTCGGCCGGCTCGCTGAGCAGGGAGTCGCCGTGATCCTGATCAGCCACAACCTCGCGGATGTGTTTGCCGTCGCCGACTACATCAGCGTGCTCTATCTCGGCCAGATGGTGGCATCCGTCAAGGCGGAGGACACCAACCGCGACGACATTGTGGGCTACATCACCGGCAGCAAGACGTACAACGGGGTGCAGGCATGACCATCGGGGCGCCCAGCCAGGCGCCGGACCCGACCCCCACCGACGTGCTCGCCACCCGCAGCACCGCCGAGCTGATCGGAAGCGGGCAGGAGGGCTCTGTGATGGATCAGGCCCGTGCCTACCTGCAGCGGGTGCGGCACGGCGAGATGGGGGCGCTGCCCGCGATCGGCGGCTTCGTCGTGCTGAGCATCATGTTCGCGATCCTCAGCCCGTTCTTCCTGACGGAGCGCAACTTCGCCAACCTGCTCACCCAGGCTGCGACGCTCGTGATGCTCGGCATGGCGCTCGTCTTCGTGATCCTGCTCGGCGAGATCGACCTCTCCGCCGGCGTCACCTCGGGCCTGACGATGTGCATCTTCGTCGTGCTGGTGAACGTGAACGGCTTCAACTGGATGCTCGCCCTGCTGATCGCGCTGCTGACCGGTGTGGCCATCGGAACGTTCATCGGCTTCTTCGTCGCCCGGGTCGGCATCCCGTCATTCGTCGTGACGCTCGGCCTGTTCCTCGGATTCCAGGGGCTCGAGCTGATCATCATCGGCAGCGGCGGCCTGTACCGCGTGCAGACACCGGAGATCCTCTCGATCATGAACGCCAACATGCCGGTCTGGGCGGGCTGGGCGATGCTCGCGGTGATCCTCGCCGTCTCGCTCGGCACCTCCCTCTGGGACCGAGCGCGGCGCACTCGCGCGGGAGTGCCGAACCGCACCATCGCGCTGGTCTGGATCAAGCTGGGCGTGATCCTCGTGATCGGCGGCATCGTCGTCGCCCTCCTCAGCACCGACCGGGGCACCGGCTTCAAGCCGGTGTCCGGTGTGCCGATCGTGGTGCCGATCACGCTGGCGATCCTCTGGGCCGGAACCTTCGTGCTCGACCGCACCAAGTTCGGCCGCTACATCTACGCTGTCGGCGGCAATGCAGAGGCGGCCAGGCGAGCCGGCGTGAAGGTGGTGCTCATCCGCTGGACGGCGTTCATCGTGTGTTCGACGCTCGCCGTGATCTCCGGCCTGTTCAGCATCTCCAAGGTCGGCTCGGTGGATGCCGCGGCGGGCCGCGACATCGTGCTGAGCGGTGTCGCGGCGGCCGTCGTCGGCGGGGTGAGCCTGTTCGGCGGGCGCGGCCGCCTGCTGCACGCCGCGATCGGCGCCCTCGTGATCGCCGTGATCACGAACGGGCTCGGCCTGCTGAACCTGCCGGCCGGCGTCAACTACGTCGTGACCGGCGCGGTGCTGATTCTCGCGGCCACGGTCGACGCCGTGTCGCGGGTGCGCGCCGGTGGCTCGCTCACAAGACGCTGACGGGCCGGGGAGCCCGGCCTCGGATCATGCCGCGCTGCTGGTGGCGGCGTCGTCGATCTTGTCCATTGCGATCACGCGCCGCACCACCCGGCCCTCTTCGAGGGCGTCCAGCGCCTCGTTGATCGCGTCGAGCGTCACGGTGTCGCTGTGCAACAGTTCCATCGGCAGCGCTCCCGCACGCCACAGCTCGATATAGGCCGGGATGTCGCGCGCAGGCACGGCATCACCCATGTACGAGCCGAGCAGGCGCTTGCCCATGCCCGCGAACTGCAGCGCCTGCACACCGAGCTGCTGCTCCGGATGTGGCAGGCCGACGGAGACGAGGGCCCCGCCACGGGTGAGCAGGCCGAGACAGGCCTCCATCACCCGGGCGCTGCCGACGGCTTCGACCGCGATGTCAACCCCGTCGCCGGCATGCTCGGCCACGAGGCCGGCCGCCTGCTCCGGCGTTCCGACGGCGGTCGCTCCGACGGATCGAGCCAGGGAGTGCTTGTCGAGGTTGGGGTCGATCGCGATGACCGTGGTGCCCTCGATCTGCGCAGCGGCCATGACTGCCGTCAGGCCCACGGCACCGAGGCCGAACACGATCAAGGATTGCCCGGCTTGCATGTCGGCGGTGTTGAGCACCGCCCCCATCCCGGTGAGCGCGGCGCAGCCGAACATGGCGGCGACGTCGAATGGCACGTCCTTGTCGATGACGACGAGCGATTCAGCGGCGACAACGGCGTAGTCGGCGAACCCGGAGACCCCGAGGTGGTGATTGACGCGCTGGCCGCCGGAATCACGCAACACGGCCTCGCCGTGCAGGAGGTCGCCGCTCGCGTTCGCCGCCGCCGCACGCGAACAGAGTGCGGGGCGCCCGGCCACGCAGGCCCGGCAGTCCCCGCAGCTCGGCACGAACACCAGGACGACGTGATCGCCGGGGGTGATGCCCTGCACGCCGTCGCCGACGACGTCGACAATGCCGGCCGCTTCGTGGCCGATGGCCATCGGCAGCGGGCGCGGTCGCGACCCGTTGACCACCGAGAGGTCGGAGTGGCAGAGGCTCGCGCGGACAATGCGCACACCGACCTCGCCAGCACGCGGTGTCGGGTTCGCCAACTGCTCGATGCCGAGCGGCCGCGATTGCGCGTAGGGGCGCGGCAGGCCGGCCGCGCGCAGGATGGCGCTACGCATCGAGGCTGGCGTTCATCTTCACGACGACGCGGTTCTCCAGCAGAGGGATGATCTGGCCGAGGCCGATCCGCTCGAAGTGCTCGGCCTCACGGTGTGCGGCGAATCCGGCCGCGTCCGTGTAACTCTCGATGATCACGATCTCGTCGGCGTTCTCGACACCGCGGAAGAAGTCGTAGGCGATATTGGCCGGCTCGGTGCGGCTGGCGGCCGCGAGGTCGACGAGCAGCGCGAGGACCGTCTCGGTCTGGCCGGCGAGCGGGTAGTAACGGGCGATGACCTGGTAGAAATCGGTCGACATGGAGACGCTCCTTATGACAAGCGAATGGAGGGGGATTGGGGAGGCGGCCGCGTTAGCGCCGCGTGGTGTTCCAGAGGGCAACGTCGCTCGTCGAGACGGCTGTGGCGCCACTCTTGATTGCGGCGACAACGTCATCCGTGCTCGTGACGAAGCCCGCGGCGACATACGGCGAGAGCTGGACGAGCTCGTTCGCGGGGATCGAGGAGATCACGGGCCACGGCATCAGCTGGGTGAGGTGCGGCTTGCTCTGCTGCACGGCGTTCACGCTGCGGGGCAGCGTCGAGCGGTCGGTCACGAACACCTTCTGCATCGTGACCATGCCGAGCGCGTTGGCACGTTGGATCAGTGCCGTGCGGGTCGTGATGAGCCCGGGCGTCCCGATCTTTCTCAGGTACTCGACGCCGCCGCGGTCCTGGGCGAGGCCGTCGCAGTTGTCGATGTTGACGAAGATGAATTTGCCTGCGGCCGCGCACCTGGAGACGACATTCTCCATGTCGGGCAGCGCGACGTTTGCGACGATCCCGACGGGGCAGGGCCCCGCCAGAAACCGGGCGATCTCGTCGACACCGTAGAGCGACGCCATCACCGGGTGGCGAAACAGCGTCTCCTCGAGGAAGCGTGGAAGCGCTGGCATTGGGACGTCACCTCGACTCGCGACCGCAGACAAACTCATTGTGACTAAGCCTCGAGGCCGAGCTTACCGGGGTTCAAGAGGTTCTTCGGGTCGAGCGCTGCCTTGACCGCCTTCAGCACCGCGAAGCCGCCGCCGAGGGATTCCTCCATGTACGGCGCGCGCAGCAGCCCGACGCCATGGTGGTGGCTGAGGGTCGCGTTGTGCTTGATGATCACGGCGTTGGCCGCGTCCCAGGCGGCGCGGTACCAGTCGGCGCGCTTGTCGACCTCAACCTCGCCGCGCAGCGAGAAGTAGAGGCACGCGCCGTCGACGTAGGCGTGCGACTGGTGCGCGGAGCCGGCCAGGGTGCCGGGCACCGCGTTGATCGCGGCCACGACATCGTCGTAGATGGCGGGCAGGTCGCGCCAGCGACCCGTCATCTCGAGCGTGTCTGCGACGAATCCGGGGCTGCGCTTGAAGCCCTCCGCGCTCTTCCCGGTGAGGTAGCGGGTGTCGAGCCACCGCTCGAAGATCACCTCGTCGTCGAGCTTGACGCCGGTCTCCGCGCACACGCGCTCGCTGATCGCGAGAACCGCGTCAACGATCTCCGGTGCGCCCTCGTCGGCGATGAGCAGGACGTTCTGCTCTGCCAGCTCGAACTGCAGGCCGCTCTCGAGATTGTCGTAGAGCCGCAATGCTGCCGGGTTCGCACCCTGCTGCATGATCTGACGGCAGGCCTCGAGGCCGGCGGCGAAGGTCGGGAAGCCGTAGGCGATGGCGCGACCGTAGTCGGGCAGGCGGTGCAGCTTGAGGCGCACGGTCGTGATCACGCCGAGCGTGCCCTCCGAGCCGATGATGAGCTGCAGCAGGTCAGGTCCAACGGCGGCCGCCGAATTCTCGCCGACGGTGATGATCGAGCCGTCGACCAGCACGACGTCCATGCCGTAGACCATGTCCTCGATCTTGCCGTAGCGGGTCGAGAGCTGGCCGGCGCCGCGGCAGGCAACCCAGCCGCCGACGGTGCTGATCGCATAGGACGACGGCCAGTGGCCCATCGTCATGCCGAACTCCTTCTGGATCAGCTCCTCGAAGATGTCGCCGAACATTCCGGCCTCCACCTCCACGATCTGGCTCTGCTCGTCGAAGCTGACGAACTTGTTCAGCTCGCAGACGTCGAGCACGATGCCGCCGCGCACCGGCAGGGCGGCACCGGTCACGTTGCTGCGGCCGGCCGATACCGTCACCGGGATCTCCGCGGCGTATGCAATGCGCATGACGGCCTGCACCTGCTCGGTCGTGGACACCTTGGCGATCACGGCAGTCGGGGTTGCCGGCTTGCCGGCGGTCTCGCCGATCATGCTGCCAGCCCACCAGTCGCGGGTTCCGTAGACGACC carries:
- a CDS encoding ATP-binding cassette domain-containing protein codes for the protein MADAPIIELTNIVKSFGPVSVLKGVNLRAYPGKVTALVGDNGAGKSTLIKGLAGVQPYDSGEVRFAGEPVHLHSPREAARLGIEVVYQDLALCDNLDIVQNMFLGREELGFGTFDEGLMEREAAETLRQLSVRTVSSVRQKVSSLSGGQRQTVAIARSVLKKAKVVVLDEPTAALGVAQTEQVLELVGRLAEQGVAVILISHNLADVFAVADYISVLYLGQMVASVKAEDTNRDDIVGYITGSKTYNGVQA
- a CDS encoding sugar ABC transporter permease, with the translated sequence MTIGAPSQAPDPTPTDVLATRSTAELIGSGQEGSVMDQARAYLQRVRHGEMGALPAIGGFVVLSIMFAILSPFFLTERNFANLLTQAATLVMLGMALVFVILLGEIDLSAGVTSGLTMCIFVVLVNVNGFNWMLALLIALLTGVAIGTFIGFFVARVGIPSFVVTLGLFLGFQGLELIIIGSGGLYRVQTPEILSIMNANMPVWAGWAMLAVILAVSLGTSLWDRARRTRAGVPNRTIALVWIKLGVILVIGGIVVALLSTDRGTGFKPVSGVPIVVPITLAILWAGTFVLDRTKFGRYIYAVGGNAEAARRAGVKVVLIRWTAFIVCSTLAVISGLFSISKVGSVDAAAGRDIVLSGVAAAVVGGVSLFGGRGRLLHAAIGALVIAVITNGLGLLNLPAGVNYVVTGAVLILAATVDAVSRVRAGGSLTRR
- a CDS encoding alcohol dehydrogenase catalytic domain-containing protein, coding for MRSAILRAAGLPRPYAQSRPLGIEQLANPTPRAGEVGVRIVRASLCHSDLSVVNGSRPRPLPMAIGHEAAGIVDVVGDGVQGITPGDHVVLVFVPSCGDCRACVAGRPALCSRAAAANASGDLLHGEAVLRDSGGQRVNHHLGVSGFADYAVVAAESLVVIDKDVPFDVAAMFGCAALTGMGAVLNTADMQAGQSLIVFGLGAVGLTAVMAAAQIEGTTVIAIDPNLDKHSLARSVGATAVGTPEQAAGLVAEHAGDGVDIAVEAVGSARVMEACLGLLTRGGALVSVGLPHPEQQLGVQALQFAGMGKRLLGSYMGDAVPARDIPAYIELWRAGALPMELLHSDTVTLDAINEALDALEEGRVVRRVIAMDKIDDAATSSAA
- a CDS encoding putative quinol monooxygenase produces the protein MSTDFYQVIARYYPLAGQTETVLALLVDLAAASRTEPANIAYDFFRGVENADEIVIIESYTDAAGFAAHREAEHFERIGLGQIIPLLENRVVVKMNASLDA
- a CDS encoding glycerol-3-phosphate responsive antiterminator, giving the protein MPALPRFLEETLFRHPVMASLYGVDEIARFLAGPCPVGIVANVALPDMENVVSRCAAAGKFIFVNIDNCDGLAQDRGGVEYLRKIGTPGLITTRTALIQRANALGMVTMQKVFVTDRSTLPRSVNAVQQSKPHLTQLMPWPVISSIPANELVQLSPYVAAGFVTSTDDVVAAIKSGATAVSTSDVALWNTTRR
- a CDS encoding FAD-binding oxidoreductase is translated as MISKEAVKRGYNRGNYVVGAPTQPGYAAGIEKIGEEAYFQRDAVVVPAEVLEQLAAATDELITDTAEVVYGTRDWWAGSMIGETAGKPATPTAVIAKVSTTEQVQAVMRIAYAAEIPVTVSAGRSNVTGAALPVRGGIVLDVCELNKFVSFDEQSQIVEVEAGMFGDIFEELIQKEFGMTMGHWPSSYAISTVGGWVACRGAGQLSTRYGKIEDMVYGMDVVLVDGSIITVGENSAAAVGPDLLQLIIGSEGTLGVITTVRLKLHRLPDYGRAIAYGFPTFAAGLEACRQIMQQGANPAALRLYDNLESGLQFELAEQNVLLIADEGAPEIVDAVLAISERVCAETGVKLDDEVIFERWLDTRYLTGKSAEGFKRSPGFVADTLEMTGRWRDLPAIYDDVVAAINAVPGTLAGSAHQSHAYVDGACLYFSLRGEVEVDKRADWYRAAWDAANAVIIKHNATLSHHHGVGLLRAPYMEESLGGGFAVLKAVKAALDPKNLLNPGKLGLEA